A region of the Sulfitobacter indolifex genome:
CCGTAATCCCTGAACGGGTCGATCTTGCCTCCGCAAGCCAGTTTCTCAACATGGCCTCAGGTGTGCTTGAGGTCATTCACGGAAACGGCGGCGTCGCAAACTACGATAATTTTGCCTATCTGTTGACCCGCTATGATACCGGAATCAGTACCCAAGTCGATCTTGCTGAGTGGATCCGGCAACTGCTAGGCGATAGCGTGATCCCTACCCCTTTCGTGAAGTCCTCGGCCATCAGTGAAGCCGGGCTCTCGCAAAAGACGATATTCGAGGTAGATTTGGCCGGCGCCAAGAACCGAAAGACCTATAACCGCGCGCTTGAAAGCGTCATTGGCTTCTCAAACGACGTAGAGAAGATGATTCAGGCCGCTTGGGGAAGGAAGGTAACCGATGAGACGTGATCTGCTCGCTAAAAGCCTCAGTCAACTCAATGAGGCGCCTTCTTCACCCGATTCTCTCGCAAAGACCTCCTCCCCTATCGTGGAGGAGGAGCCTAAAACGCCAAGCGGACCCAGGTCCTTACAAGCCATGTCCAATGTATTGAGCCAGGTTTCTTCGCAGGCCGCTCAAATGGTGGATACACGTGAGATCGCGGATTCCGCGCTGCAGGACCGTTTTGATACGAGCGATGGGCTAGACGATCTGATCGCATCGATCCGGGCTTCGGGACAGGAGATCCCGGTTCTGCTACGTTATAGGCGCGGCGCCGGTCAGCGGTATGAAGTGGTCTATGGGCGGCGGCGTATCGCGGCTTGCCGTGAACTTGGCATCCCGGTGCGCGCGCTCATCCGTGAAATGGAAGAGCGCGATGCCCTTAAATCGCTCGCACGTGAGAACTCCGCGCGCCTTCAGCGGAGCTTCATCGAACAGGCAGTTTTTGCAACGCGTCTGGAAGAGTACGGTTTCGATAAAGATGAGATTTGCGGGCTCTTGGCGGTCGATAAAACTACATTGAGCCGCCTC
Encoded here:
- the repB gene encoding plasmid partitioning protein RepB; this encodes MRRDLLAKSLSQLNEAPSSPDSLAKTSSPIVEEEPKTPSGPRSLQAMSNVLSQVSSQAAQMVDTREIADSALQDRFDTSDGLDDLIASIRASGQEIPVLLRYRRGAGQRYEVVYGRRRIAACRELGIPVRALIREMEERDALKSLARENSARLQRSFIEQAVFATRLEEYGFDKDEICGLLAVDKTTLSRLSTVARDVPIEVIEHIGSGHEIGRRPWMELRKGLKEAAVRDTSKLLEMIPDEEDPLKALQGLIDALRTATLGEETQHYEAAPVKRSKLMTVGDKPVRFVKKRGKITIETTEEYATDFIEYLEDRLPQIFDSWSSDLTCGTKR